In a single window of the Mesoplodon densirostris isolate mMesDen1 chromosome 16, mMesDen1 primary haplotype, whole genome shotgun sequence genome:
- the MMP24OS gene encoding protein MMP24OS → MGAQLSGGQGAAQPVQPAQPAQPQPQPQPQPQPQPQAHPQPQPAAPEGPGRPWPEPGPWGPLDDVRFLIVCTSWY, encoded by the coding sequence ATGGGAGCTCAGCTGAGCGGTGGCCAGGGCGCCGCGCAGCCGGTGCAGCCCGCGCAGCccgcgcagccccagccccaaccccaacctcagccccaaccccaacctcaggcccatccccaaccccagcccgcGGCGCCCGAGGGCCCTGGGCGGCCCTGGCCAGAGCCCGGCCCCTGGGGGCCGCTGGACGACGTGCGCTTCCTTATCGTCTGCACCTCCTGGTACTGA
- the FAM83C gene encoding protein FAM83C produces the protein MAGPLRCRVEELKRQRWRESSPRVLQHSEAARLAADALLERGEAAYLRVLSEERELPFLSPLDVDYMTSHARGGSELGEALGPGAAGPDPLSLLSEVTSGTYFPLASDIDPPDLDLGWPEVPRSTGFRPTQAVIHFQRDKAKSIKDLLRFLFSQARTVVAVVMDIFTDMELLCDLMEASGWRGVPVYLLLAEEHLRHFLEMCYKMDLNGGHLRNMRVRSTCGDTYCSKAGRRFTGQALEKFVIIDGEQVVAGSYSFTWLCSQAHTSMVLQLRGCIVEDFDREFRCLYAESRPVEGFCGGEDPLSPRAPCPPPVALAFGPGIPSTTSLSHSSTSPSSIKCSPHMGHSSYPALPRGGSCSDMAMGSSSPGPARCGADGQPSLQCQLSDPNHGPLLGPYRANLSKLGASPWCQSSAALNPNSTSPVTLEGGSPLLVRPRPLLSFPRGVSALSRLPGVTGSQEPSPPRGRWVPGTALEAAEENKVSLSQSHGQLDLLVPFPRAREAGSPDSGVTPNSGSLWPSEQASGDRRLASNQRYNQLDLLPQAQDARGPPESGSPRPGNRTPEDKRLSPNHSHGQLDLQVQSPKAGGSRVPPEANSLARPGKQGPDEQRQTLGHSQLDLIVKFGPFRGEGPGPNDLPRPSPARKPGVDSGDEKRLTLGHSKLDLITKYHKLQGTRQGPEPGLPRDPTGGQRNGSSNGLSGDEKWLTLGHSKLDLIIQYHKSKSKLLQSRFEL, from the exons ATGGCGGGGCCCCTGCGGTGCCGGGTGGAGGAGCTGAAGCGGCAGCGGTGGCGGGAGAGCTCGCCGCGGGTGCTCCAGCACAGCGAGGCCGCCCGGCTGGCGGCCGATGCCCTCCTGGAGCGGGGTGAGGCTGCCTACCTGCGGGTCCTCTCCGAGGAGCGGGAGCTGCCCTTCCTGAGCCCTCTGGATGTGGACTACATGACCAGCCATGCGCGCGGGGGCTCTGAGCTAGGCGAGGCCCTGGGGCCGGGGGCTGCCGGGCCTGACCCCCTCAGCCTGCTCTCCGAAGTCACCTCCGGCACTTACTTCCCCCTGGCCTCCGACATAGACCCCCCGGACCTGGACTTGGGCTGGCCCGAGGTGCCACGGTCCACGGGCTTCAGGCCCACGCAGGCTGTGATCCACTTCCAGCGGGACAAAGCCAAGAGCATCAAGGACCTTCTGCGTTTCCTCTTCAGCCAGGCCCGCACG GTGGTGGCTGTGGTAATGGACATCTTCACCGACATGGAGCTTCTGTGTGACCTCATGGAGGCCTCGGGCTGGCGTGGTGTCCCCGTCTACCTGCTTCTGGCCGAGGAACACCTGAGGCACTTCCTGGAGATGTGCTACAAGATGGACCTCAATGGAGGGCACCTACGG AACATGCGTGTGCGGAGCACGTGTGGGGACACATACTGCAGCAAGGCAGGCCGCCGCTTCACGgggcaggccctggagaagttcGTCATCATTGACGGTGAGCAGGTGGTGGCAGGCAGCTACAG CTTCACCTGGCTTTGCAGCCAGGCCCACACGAGCATGGTGCTGCAGCTGAGGGGCTGCATCGTGGAAGACTTTGACCGGGAGTTCCGCTGTCTCTATGCCGAGTCCCGGCCCGTGGAGGGCTTCTGCGGAGGTGAAGATCCCCTGTCTCCCAGGGCACCGTGCCCTCCCCCAGTGGCCCTGGCCTTCGGGCCCGGCATCCCCAGCACCACATCCTTGTCAcactccagcaccagccccagcagcATCAAGTgctcacctcacatgggtcattCCTCCTACCCCGCTCTGCCAAGAGGCGGCAGCTGCAGTGACATGGCTATGGGATCCTCCTCCCCGGGCCCTGCCCGCTGTGGGGCCGATGGCCAGCCCTCCCTGCAATGCCAGCTGTCAGACCCTAACCACGGCCCCCTGCTTGGGCCCTACAGGGCCAACCTGAGCAAGCTGGGGGCGTCCCCCTGGTGCCAGTCCTCCGCTGCCCTCAACCCCAATAGTACCAGCCCTGTGACCCTGGAAGGGGGGTCACCTCTGCTTGTTCGCCCTCgccccctcctctcctttccccgGGGTGTCTCAGCTCTGTCCCGGCTTCCTGGGGTCACAGGAAGCCAGGAGCCTAGCCCCCCACGAGGCCGCTGGGTACCCGGCACAGCCCTGGAGGCAGCGGAGGAGAATAAGGTGTCTCTGAGTCAGAGCCATGGCCAGCTGGATCTCCTCGTCCCCTTCCCCAGGGCACGAGAAGCAGGAAGCCCTGATTCTGGGGTGACCCCCAACTCAGGCTCCCTTTGGCCTAGTGAGCAGGCCTCAGGGGACAGGAGGTTGGCCTCAAATCAGAGATACAACCAGCTGGATCTCCTGCCCCAGGCCCAGGATGCCAGGGGTCCCCCTGAGTCAGGTTCTCCCAGGCCTGGCAATCGGACCCCAGAGGACAAGAGGCTGTCCCCAAACCACAGCCATGGCCAACTGGACCTCCAGGTACAGTCCCCCAAGGCTGGGGGCTCCAGAGTGCCCCCTGAAGCCAACTCCTTGGCCAGGCCTGGCAAGCAGGGTCCAGATGAACAACGGCAGACCCTGGGACACAGCCAGCTGGACCTCATCGTGAAGTTTGGCCCATTCCGGGGTGAGGGGCCTGGGCCCAATGATCTCCCCAGACCGAGCCCTGCCAGAAAGCCTGGAGTGGACTCTGGGGATGAGAAGCGGCTGACTCTGGGCCACAGCAAGCTGGACCTCATCACCAAGTATCATAAGTTACAGGGCACCAGGCAGGGACCTGAGCCTGGCCTCCCCAGGGACCCCACAGGTGGCCAGCGCAATGGCAGTAGCAATGGCCTGTCTGGGGATGAGAAATGGCTGACCCTGGGCCACAGCAAACTGGACCTCATTATTCAGTACCACAAGTCCAAGTCCAAGCTGCTCCAAAGCCGCTTTGAGTTGTAG
- the EIF6 gene encoding LOW QUALITY PROTEIN: eukaryotic translation initiation factor 6 (The sequence of the model RefSeq protein was modified relative to this genomic sequence to represent the inferred CDS: deleted 1 base in 1 codon), producing MNASLLEAGPGGVETGPLAAIESSQRLALEWSMRVSVRRVLSEVSQGGDGNGNLPRAEEASYAWGGCVYVPLGLMAVRASFENNCEIGCFAKLTNTYCLVAIGGSENFYSVFEGELADTIPVVHASIAGCRIIGRMCVGNRHGLLVPSNATDQELQHIRNCLPDSVQIRRVEERLSALGNVTTCNDYVALVHPDLDRETEEILADVLKVEVFRQTVADHVLVGSYCVFSNQGGLVHPKTSIEDQDELSSLLQVPLVAGTVNRGSEVIAAGMVVNDWCAFCGLDTTSTELSVVESVFKLNEAQPSTIATSMRDSLIDSLT from the exons atgaatgcgaGCTTGCTGGAGGCGGGGCCAGGCGGGGTAGAGACCGGACCACTTGCAGCCATAGAGTCCTCCCAGAGGCTGGCGCTAGAGTGGTCG ATGCGTGTCAGCGTGCGTCGCGTTCTCTCGGAAGTCTCCCAGGGAGGAGACGGAAACGGAAACCTACCGAGGGCCGAGGAGGCCTCTTACGCGTGGGGAGGTTGCGTTTACGTG CCCCTAGGCCTCATGGCGGTCCGAGCGTCGTTCGAGAACAACTGTGAGATCGGCTGCTTTGCTAAACTTACCAACACCTACTGCCTGGTGGCCATCGGAGGGTCAGAGAACTTCTACAG tgtGTTCGAGGGTGAGCTTGCTGATACTATCCCTGTGGTGCACGCCTCCATCGCCGGCTGCCGCATCATCGGGCGCATGTGTGTGG GGAACAGGCATGGCCTCCTGGTGCCCAGCAACGCCACCGACCAGGAGCTGCAACACATTCGCAACTGCCTCCCAGACTCAGTGCAGATCCGGCGGGTGGAGGAGCGGCTCTCAGCCCTGGGCAATGTCACCACCTGCAACGACTACGTGGCCTTAGTCCACCCAGACCTGGACAGG GAAACAGAAGAAATCCTGGCTGATGTGCTAAAGGTGGAAGTCTTCCGACAGACAGTAGCTGACCATGTGCTGGTAGGAAGCTACTGTGTCTTCAGCAATCAGGGAGGGCTGGTGCATCCCAAGACTTCAATTGAAGACCAGGATGAGCTGTCCTCTCTCCTTCAGGTCCCCCTTGTG GCGGGCACTGTGAACCGAGGCAGCGAGGTGATCGCCGCTGGGATGGTAGTGAACGACTGGTGTGCCTTCTGTGGCCTGGACACAACCAGCACAGAGCTGTCAGTGGTGGAGAGTGTTTTCAAGCTGAATGAAGCCCAGCCTAGCACCATTGCTACCAGCATGCGGGATTCCCTCATTGACAG ccTCACCTGA